One region of Bacillus pumilus genomic DNA includes:
- a CDS encoding ABC transporter ATP-binding protein, with protein MERERILEVKDLAISFKTYGGEVQAIRGVNFHLNKGETLAIVGESGSGKSVTSQAIMRLIPMPPGYFKRGQILFDGQDIVKKTEKQMQNIRGKDISMIFQDPMTSLNPTMKVGKQITEVLFKHEQISKEAAEKRAIELLELVGIAMPEKRIKQYPHEFSGGMRQRVVIAMALAADPKLLIADEPTTALDVTIQAQILELMKEIQQKVETSIIFITHDLGVVANVADRVAVMYAGQIVETGTVDEIFYNPQHPYTWGLLASMPSLDTDGGAEGKLTAIPGTPPDLTNPPKGDAFALRSDYAMKIDFEQEPPMFKVSDTHYVKSWLLHPNAPKVEPPAAVKARMRELEGSYEKPVLVKEGE; from the coding sequence ATGGAACGTGAACGTATTCTAGAGGTGAAAGACCTTGCAATCTCATTTAAAACATATGGTGGAGAGGTTCAAGCCATTCGTGGTGTGAACTTCCACTTAAATAAAGGCGAGACACTTGCTATTGTAGGTGAATCTGGCTCTGGTAAAAGTGTGACATCACAGGCCATCATGAGATTAATTCCGATGCCGCCGGGTTATTTCAAGCGCGGACAGATCCTGTTTGATGGGCAAGATATTGTCAAGAAAACTGAAAAACAAATGCAAAACATTCGAGGAAAAGACATCTCAATGATCTTCCAAGATCCGATGACTTCCTTGAACCCAACGATGAAGGTCGGGAAACAAATTACAGAAGTGCTGTTCAAGCACGAACAAATTTCAAAAGAAGCGGCTGAAAAAAGAGCCATTGAATTACTGGAGCTTGTTGGAATTGCAATGCCTGAAAAAAGAATCAAACAATACCCACACGAATTTAGTGGCGGGATGAGACAAAGGGTTGTTATTGCGATGGCACTCGCAGCAGATCCAAAGCTATTGATTGCCGATGAGCCGACAACAGCTCTAGATGTAACAATTCAGGCGCAAATTTTAGAATTAATGAAAGAAATTCAGCAAAAGGTTGAAACGTCAATTATCTTTATTACGCATGATCTAGGTGTTGTCGCCAACGTCGCTGATCGTGTAGCTGTTATGTATGCAGGTCAAATTGTGGAGACAGGAACTGTTGATGAAATTTTCTACAATCCACAACATCCGTATACATGGGGACTATTGGCATCAATGCCAAGCCTAGACACAGATGGCGGAGCTGAAGGAAAGCTGACTGCGATCCCAGGAACACCGCCAGATCTGACAAACCCGCCGAAAGGAGATGCATTTGCACTCCGAAGCGATTATGCAATGAAAATTGACTTTGAACAAGAACCGCCAATGTTCAAAGTATCAGATACGCATTATGTGAAATCATGGCTACTTCATCCAAATGCACCTAAAGTTGAACCGCCTGCTGCTGTAAAGGCGAGAATGCGTGAACTAGAAGGTAGCTACGAAAAACCTGTATTAGTAAAAGAGGGTGAATAG
- a CDS encoding ABC transporter ATP-binding protein: MAEKLLEIKNLKQHFHTARGTVKAVDGVSFDIYKGETLGLVGESGCGKSTTGRSIIRLYDATDGEVLYKGENVHGKKSRQKMLEFNRQMQMIFQDPYASLNPRMTVLDIIAEGIDIHGLAKTKQARKERVYQLLETVGLNKGHANRYPHEFSGGQRQRIGIARALAVEPDFIIADEPISALDVSIQAQVVNLMKELQEEKGLTYLFIAHDLSMVKYISDRIGVMYFGKLVELAPANELYENPLHPYTKSLLSAIPLPDPDYERNRKRIKYDPSVHKGTNTDFREVKPGHFVSCTEEEFKELQAKQS; the protein is encoded by the coding sequence ATGGCAGAAAAATTGTTAGAAATCAAAAATTTAAAGCAGCATTTCCATACAGCAAGAGGAACCGTGAAAGCAGTTGACGGCGTTTCATTTGATATTTACAAAGGTGAAACACTAGGTCTTGTAGGTGAGTCTGGATGTGGTAAATCCACTACGGGCCGATCTATCATTAGACTTTATGATGCGACAGATGGCGAGGTTCTTTATAAAGGGGAAAATGTACACGGGAAGAAATCAAGACAAAAAATGCTTGAGTTCAACCGTCAAATGCAGATGATCTTCCAAGATCCATATGCCTCACTGAACCCTAGAATGACAGTCCTTGATATCATTGCAGAAGGCATTGACATTCATGGCCTTGCGAAAACAAAGCAAGCGCGTAAAGAGCGTGTGTACCAGTTGCTTGAAACCGTTGGATTGAACAAAGGGCATGCAAACAGATATCCGCATGAATTCTCTGGTGGTCAAAGGCAGCGTATCGGAATTGCCCGTGCATTAGCAGTTGAGCCAGATTTTATCATTGCCGATGAACCAATCTCTGCATTAGATGTGTCGATTCAAGCGCAGGTCGTTAACTTAATGAAAGAACTGCAAGAAGAAAAAGGCTTAACGTATTTATTCATTGCCCATGACCTGTCCATGGTAAAATACATCAGCGATCGAATTGGTGTGATGTATTTCGGGAAATTGGTAGAGCTGGCACCAGCGAATGAATTATACGAAAACCCGCTTCATCCATATACAAAATCATTACTATCTGCGATTCCGCTTCCAGATCCAGATTATGAGCGTAACCGCAAGCGAATCAAGTATGATCCTTCCGTTCACAAAGGAACAAACACTGATTTCCGTGAAGTGAAGCCAGGTCACTTTGTGAGCTGCACAGAGGAAGAATTCAAAGAGCTTCAGGCAAAACAATCATAA
- a CDS encoding GNAT family N-acetyltransferase, giving the protein MNWYEKLSEYFPIEEMKSKEHMEALLKERSDVYHKEEGPHHVMMYAEFDNFIFIDYLFVSRDARGEGLGSKLIHKLKKKKKPILLEVEPVVEDDADTAKRLKFYQREHFKHAESIGYKRRSLATNEVNRMEILYWSPLTDNEEEMMEAMRKTYERIHTYKDEEWYGQSYEDVDDVLKVIENRKQKNIFDHLD; this is encoded by the coding sequence ATGAATTGGTATGAAAAGCTCAGTGAATACTTCCCGATAGAAGAAATGAAGTCAAAAGAGCATATGGAAGCTTTATTAAAGGAAAGAAGTGATGTTTATCATAAGGAGGAAGGACCTCATCATGTGATGATGTACGCCGAATTTGATAATTTCATCTTTATTGATTATTTATTTGTTTCCAGAGATGCAAGAGGTGAAGGCCTCGGATCAAAGCTCATTCATAAGCTGAAGAAAAAAAAGAAACCGATCTTGCTTGAGGTTGAGCCTGTAGTTGAAGATGATGCAGATACTGCAAAACGCCTAAAGTTTTACCAAAGAGAGCACTTCAAGCATGCAGAATCAATCGGTTATAAACGCAGGTCACTTGCAACAAATGAAGTGAACCGCATGGAAATCCTTTATTGGTCGCCTCTTACAGATAATGAGGAAGAAATGATGGAGGCTATGAGGAAGACCTATGAACGAATCCATACGTATAAAGACGAAGAATGGTATGGGCAGTCGTATGAGGATGTTGATGATGTATTGAAGGTCATTGAAAATAGAAAACAAAAAAATATTTTCGATCATCTCGACTAA
- the spxA gene encoding transcriptional regulator SpxA, with translation MVTLYTSPSCTSCRKARAWLEEHNIPYQERNIFSEPLSIDEIKEILRMTEDGTDEIISTRSKVFQKLNVNVETMPLQQLYKLINEHPGLLRRPIILDEKRLQVGYNEDEIRRFLPRTVRTFQLREAQRLAN, from the coding sequence ATGGTAACATTATACACATCACCAAGCTGTACATCATGTAGAAAAGCAAGAGCGTGGTTAGAAGAGCACAATATTCCGTATCAAGAGAGAAACATCTTTTCAGAGCCTCTTTCAATCGATGAAATCAAAGAAATTCTTCGAATGACTGAAGACGGTACAGATGAAATTATCTCAACACGTTCAAAAGTATTCCAAAAGCTAAATGTGAATGTTGAGACAATGCCTCTTCAACAATTGTATAAACTAATCAATGAGCATCCAGGTCTATTAAGACGACCAATTATATTGGATGAAAAAAGACTACAAGTTGGCTACAATGAAGATGAAATTAGACGTTTCCTTCCAAGAACGGTTCGTACATTCCAACTAAGAGAAGCTCAGCGACTTGCTAACTAA
- a CDS encoding TerC family protein encodes METEWIISLLMIIGIDLILGGDNALIIAMASRSLSNDKRNKAIWIGTLLAVLMRITMTGAAVYLLTIPYLQFIGGLFLLYIGYNLLIEQKKESIRIKSSGSLWRAVQTIVIADLFMSLDNVIAVAGAAKGNMLLTAFGLMISVPIIIWGSKLIHAAFTKFPYLLYGGSALLAFTGGEMIVRDVKLNEFMAQHATLELMLPFLTVVMVILASLFYEQTAENK; translated from the coding sequence ATGGAAACAGAGTGGATCATATCCTTACTGATGATTATTGGCATCGATCTAATTTTAGGCGGAGATAATGCGTTGATCATTGCGATGGCTAGCCGTAGCTTGTCAAATGACAAACGCAATAAAGCCATATGGATCGGCACACTTTTGGCAGTGCTGATGAGAATAACAATGACAGGTGCCGCAGTTTATTTATTGACCATCCCTTATTTGCAATTTATCGGCGGACTTTTTCTCCTTTATATAGGATACAATTTGTTAATTGAACAAAAGAAAGAATCGATTCGCATTAAAAGCAGCGGCTCCCTTTGGCGTGCGGTTCAGACCATTGTGATTGCCGACCTCTTTATGTCACTTGATAATGTGATTGCAGTTGCAGGAGCGGCGAAAGGCAACATGCTGCTGACCGCTTTTGGCCTGATGATTTCAGTACCGATTATTATTTGGGGAAGTAAGCTGATTCATGCCGCTTTCACCAAATTTCCGTATCTATTATACGGAGGAAGTGCTCTTTTGGCTTTTACTGGCGGTGAAATGATTGTTCGTGATGTGAAATTGAATGAATTTATGGCTCAGCATGCGACTCTTGAATTGATGCTTCCGTTTTTAACAGTCGTCATGGTCATTTTAGCCAGCCTGTTTTACGAACAAACGGCTGAAAACAAATAA
- the mecA gene encoding adaptor protein MecA — protein MEIERINEHTVKFYISYGDIEDRGFDREEIWYNRERSEELFWEVMDEVHEEEEFAVEGPLWIQVQALDKGLEIVVTKAQLSKDGQKLELPIPEDKKDQTDEESLDALLDDFQKEEQDQEDDNEKDKKLQLQFVLKMDDFEDLIALSQLNMQDFTTSLYSFENRYYLYVDFHEDLSDEQVENKLSILLEYAHESVVSIYRLKEYGQLIIEGNALETIQQHFS, from the coding sequence ATGGAAATTGAAAGAATTAATGAACATACAGTGAAATTTTATATTTCCTACGGTGATATTGAAGACCGCGGATTTGACCGTGAAGAGATTTGGTATAATCGTGAACGCAGTGAAGAGCTGTTTTGGGAAGTAATGGACGAAGTGCACGAAGAAGAAGAATTTGCAGTTGAGGGACCGCTTTGGATTCAAGTGCAGGCACTTGACAAAGGTCTTGAAATTGTCGTGACGAAAGCCCAACTTTCTAAAGATGGACAAAAGCTCGAATTGCCGATTCCAGAAGATAAAAAAGATCAAACAGATGAAGAAAGTCTAGACGCACTGCTTGATGATTTTCAAAAAGAAGAGCAGGATCAAGAAGACGATAATGAGAAGGACAAAAAACTTCAACTTCAATTTGTGTTGAAAATGGATGACTTTGAAGATTTGATTGCACTTTCTCAATTAAATATGCAGGATTTTACCACAAGTTTATATTCGTTTGAAAACCGTTATTATCTATATGTTGACTTCCACGAGGATTTGTCAGATGAGCAAGTGGAGAATAAGCTCAGCATTTTGCTTGAATATGCTCATGAATCAGTGGTCAGCATTTACAGACTGAAAGAATATGGTCAGCTGATTATCGAAGGTAATGCCCTTGAAACGATTCAACAGCACTTCTCGTAA
- the cls gene encoding cardiolipin synthase has protein sequence MRNLVKVLFFLIITIGAYLVIQLIAGDLAVSVLSSVSVLFTLSIIFIGFVIFLENRNPSQTITWLVLLGSFPLFGFLFYIFFGRNIKKRRLFEKKAILDEQLIQEDEHIHREAIEKMTHMGDHQQLLFKLAHRLGHTPITYRTSSKVLTNGEETFSHIFEEIKKATHHIHLEYYILRHDDLGQELKDILIDKAKNGVIVRFLYDDVGSLKLSRQYIADLEKAGVQIVPFLPVRLPLLNNKINFRNHRKIVVIDGEVGFVGGLNIGDEYMGRSRQYGFWRDTHLMIKGEAVRDLQQIFMQDWYYMTNERCAGVDYFKDFSHLESTTQGVQMIAGGPDKQWEVIKNLFFSMIISAKKSIWIASPYFVPDDDILSALKIAALSGVDVRIIAPKNPDKRIVFHASRSYFPELLEAGAKVYEYDQGFMHSKFIIVDSELASIGTANMDMRSFHLNFEVNAFLYKTKSTEKLVNDFLGDLEQSHEIVPEEFAKRPLRVRLFESTARLLSPLL, from the coding sequence ATGAGAAATTTAGTCAAAGTTCTATTTTTTCTTATCATTACGATAGGTGCTTATTTAGTCATTCAATTAATTGCCGGTGATTTAGCGGTAAGTGTATTAAGTTCTGTCAGTGTTCTATTCACTTTATCGATTATCTTCATCGGGTTTGTCATATTCTTGGAGAACCGGAATCCATCTCAAACGATAACGTGGCTTGTCCTGCTTGGCAGCTTTCCGTTATTCGGCTTTTTGTTCTATATTTTCTTTGGACGCAATATCAAAAAGCGCCGGTTGTTTGAAAAGAAAGCCATCCTGGACGAACAGTTAATCCAGGAAGATGAACATATTCATAGAGAAGCGATTGAGAAAATGACGCATATGGGTGATCATCAGCAGCTCTTATTTAAGCTGGCCCACAGACTTGGACATACCCCTATTACGTATCGCACGTCCTCTAAAGTCCTGACGAATGGAGAAGAAACATTCTCTCATATTTTTGAAGAAATCAAAAAGGCGACACATCACATTCATTTAGAATATTATATTCTCCGCCACGATGACCTTGGACAAGAATTAAAAGATATTCTCATTGATAAAGCGAAAAATGGCGTGATTGTCCGCTTTTTATATGACGATGTAGGGAGTTTAAAGCTCTCTCGTCAATATATTGCTGACCTCGAAAAGGCTGGCGTTCAGATCGTTCCATTTTTACCAGTGAGGCTGCCTCTGTTAAATAATAAAATCAATTTCCGAAATCACCGAAAAATTGTCGTGATTGATGGAGAAGTTGGATTTGTTGGCGGGCTGAACATTGGAGACGAATATATGGGTAGAAGCAGACAATATGGATTTTGGCGTGACACCCATTTGATGATTAAGGGTGAAGCTGTTCGTGACCTGCAGCAGATTTTCATGCAGGATTGGTACTATATGACGAATGAAAGATGCGCAGGTGTGGACTACTTTAAAGATTTCAGCCACCTTGAAAGCACAACACAAGGCGTACAAATGATCGCTGGCGGACCTGATAAACAGTGGGAGGTCATTAAAAATCTCTTTTTCTCCATGATTATCTCTGCCAAAAAGTCTATTTGGATCGCTTCACCATATTTTGTGCCAGATGATGATATTTTGTCTGCACTGAAAATTGCTGCATTAAGCGGAGTAGACGTACGGATTATTGCACCGAAGAATCCAGATAAACGGATCGTCTTCCATGCGTCCCGTTCATACTTCCCGGAGCTTTTAGAAGCAGGGGCAAAGGTGTATGAATATGATCAAGGCTTTATGCATAGTAAATTTATCATTGTGGATAGTGAGCTGGCTTCGATAGGAACGGCCAACATGGATATGAGAAGCTTTCATTTGAATTTTGAAGTGAATGCCTTCCTCTATAAAACGAAAAGCACTGAGAAGCTCGTGAACGACTTCTTAGGTGATTTAGAGCAGTCGCACGAGATTGTCCCAGAAGAATTTGCAAAGAGACCGTTAAGGGTAAGGCTCTTTGAATCAACAGCAAGATTATTATCGCCATTACTATAA
- a CDS encoding competence protein CoiA family protein: MNTAIMDNGKLIRITHHLSKNRLEHVRTTCKFYCPECREEVQLKLGEQRVYHFAHKQLTACPLASGETAYHQAGKEAMMNWLQRLGHKPVLEKYVSKVHQRPDVAVSIGGTSYAIEYQCSNISRQELRKRTAGLRQAGHFPIWIIGANRLKRISAQLFSFSSIHWGMLRESQKGSLIFYCPLQNRFIHLAQFLVFQPTKICAAMTVRSPTAYCKLSDILSPPSSKRQVYKQWLKCIQQFRQRPPRILSNESKRLRDIFYEHHQTVFPFLPTELFIPLKEAYIFTSPVYVWQGCLYDWMIRKKGSSPVTIQLLMKEIKRAIEMKEVKLRYGDVSIEEIKEVITSYVHALVRQGFLRMTKEGNYEVASKQMPIQTVDEAFKRDAFLFH, encoded by the coding sequence ATGAATACAGCGATCATGGATAATGGAAAACTTATTCGAATTACACATCACTTATCTAAAAACAGGTTGGAGCATGTCAGGACGACGTGCAAATTTTACTGCCCTGAATGCAGGGAAGAAGTGCAATTAAAGCTTGGTGAACAACGTGTCTATCATTTTGCACATAAACAGCTCACTGCATGTCCACTAGCCTCAGGCGAAACGGCTTATCATCAGGCGGGAAAAGAAGCCATGATGAATTGGCTTCAGCGGCTTGGGCATAAACCGGTGCTTGAAAAGTATGTGTCAAAGGTTCATCAGCGTCCTGACGTGGCCGTCTCTATTGGAGGAACAAGCTATGCAATCGAATATCAATGTTCAAATATTTCACGGCAAGAGCTCCGTAAAAGGACAGCAGGACTCCGTCAAGCAGGGCACTTCCCTATATGGATCATAGGAGCAAATCGTTTAAAGCGAATATCTGCCCAGCTCTTTTCCTTCTCCTCCATTCATTGGGGAATGCTAAGGGAATCACAGAAAGGAAGTCTGATTTTTTATTGTCCGCTACAGAATCGATTCATCCATCTTGCTCAATTCCTTGTATTTCAACCAACAAAAATATGTGCCGCTATGACTGTCAGATCGCCAACAGCATACTGCAAACTTTCGGATATTCTATCGCCGCCCTCAAGCAAGCGTCAAGTCTACAAACAATGGCTAAAATGTATACAGCAATTTAGGCAGCGGCCTCCTCGCATTTTATCAAATGAAAGCAAACGGTTAAGGGACATTTTTTATGAGCATCATCAAACAGTTTTTCCTTTTCTGCCAACTGAATTATTTATCCCGCTGAAAGAAGCGTATATCTTCACAAGTCCCGTTTACGTCTGGCAGGGGTGTCTATATGATTGGATGATAAGAAAAAAAGGAAGCAGTCCAGTGACGATTCAACTGCTGATGAAAGAAATCAAGCGGGCTATCGAGATGAAAGAAGTAAAGCTTCGTTATGGCGATGTTTCAATAGAAGAAATAAAAGAGGTCATCACATCATATGTTCATGCGCTTGTCAGACAAGGGTTTTTGCGCATGACGAAAGAGGGTAATTATGAAGTAGCGTCAAAACAAATGCCGATACAAACAGTAGATGAAGCGTTCAAACGAGATGCTTTCTTATTTCATTAG
- the pepF gene encoding oligoendopeptidase F translates to MTSQSNNNHLPDRSEVKEENKWRLEDIFESVDAWNKEFEAVKKEIPKLAQFKGKLAHSADVLYEALTFQDQLSEKLGKLYTYAHMKYDEDTTNSSFQALNDKASNLFTQISSTSAYIVPEILSIQEDKLQQFILEKEELKLYSHALEEINKERPHILSEEQEALLAEASEPLSTSSTTFSMFNNADISFPSVKDEDGEEKKITHGNFITFLNSDDREVRKNAFKAVYKTYDQYKNTLASTLSGSIKKDNFYAKVRNYKSARESALSRNSIPEEVYDNLIDTVHQYLPLLHRYIELRKKVLKLDEVHNYDLYTPLVKDAGMKLTYDEAKDYMLKGLAPLGEEYVSVLKEGLNNRWVDVYENKGKRSGAYSSGSYGTNPYILMNWQNNIDNLFTLAHEFGHSVHSYYTRKHQPYPYGNYSIFVAEVASTTNEALLGEYLLNHLDDKKQRLYVLNHLLEGFRGTVFRQTMFAEFEHLIHVKAQEGEALTPEFMTNLYYDLNKKYFGDGMVVDKEIGLEWTRIPHFYYNYYVYQYATGYSAAQALSKQILEEGKPAVERYTDFLKAGSSDYPINVLKKAGVDMASKEPIEAACQLFEEKLKEMEELISKTGE, encoded by the coding sequence ATGACTTCACAAAGCAATAACAACCATTTACCGGACAGAAGCGAAGTAAAAGAAGAAAACAAATGGCGACTTGAAGATATTTTTGAAAGCGTCGATGCATGGAATAAGGAATTTGAAGCGGTCAAAAAAGAAATTCCTAAGCTCGCCCAATTTAAAGGCAAGCTCGCTCATTCTGCTGATGTACTGTATGAAGCCCTAACCTTTCAGGATCAGCTTTCTGAAAAGCTTGGTAAGCTTTATACATATGCGCACATGAAATACGATGAGGATACAACAAACTCATCATTTCAAGCGCTGAATGATAAAGCATCGAATTTATTTACACAGATTTCTAGTACCTCTGCTTATATTGTTCCAGAGATTTTGTCGATTCAAGAAGATAAATTGCAGCAGTTTATCTTGGAAAAAGAAGAATTAAAACTGTATTCTCATGCTCTTGAAGAAATTAATAAAGAACGTCCGCATATTCTAAGTGAGGAGCAAGAGGCCTTATTAGCTGAGGCATCTGAACCTCTCTCAACTTCATCTACTACTTTTAGTATGTTTAACAATGCTGATATTTCGTTCCCTTCTGTAAAGGATGAAGATGGGGAAGAAAAGAAAATTACCCACGGCAACTTTATTACATTTTTAAATAGTGATGACCGTGAAGTGAGAAAGAATGCCTTTAAAGCTGTGTATAAAACGTACGATCAGTATAAAAACACGCTTGCTTCGACACTAAGTGGCTCGATTAAAAAGGATAATTTTTATGCAAAAGTTCGAAATTATAAATCGGCAAGAGAATCAGCACTATCTCGAAACAGTATTCCAGAAGAAGTATATGACAATCTAATTGATACCGTTCATCAATATTTACCGTTACTACACCGCTATATTGAATTGCGTAAAAAGGTGTTAAAGCTTGATGAAGTGCACAATTATGACTTGTATACGCCACTTGTAAAAGATGCTGGAATGAAGCTAACCTACGATGAAGCAAAGGATTATATGCTAAAAGGGTTAGCACCATTAGGAGAAGAATATGTCTCTGTGTTAAAAGAGGGGCTCAATAATCGCTGGGTAGACGTTTATGAAAATAAAGGGAAACGTAGCGGTGCGTATTCATCTGGAAGCTATGGCACAAATCCATATATCCTCATGAACTGGCAAAATAATATTGATAATTTATTTACACTGGCTCATGAATTTGGGCACTCTGTCCACAGCTACTATACAAGAAAACACCAGCCATATCCGTATGGAAACTACAGCATCTTTGTAGCTGAAGTAGCTTCCACGACAAACGAGGCGTTACTTGGCGAATATTTGTTGAATCATCTAGATGATAAAAAGCAGCGTTTGTATGTGCTGAATCACTTGTTAGAAGGATTTAGAGGAACGGTATTCAGACAGACGATGTTTGCTGAGTTTGAGCATCTCATTCATGTGAAAGCACAAGAAGGAGAGGCTTTAACGCCAGAATTCATGACGAACCTTTATTACGACCTGAATAAGAAGTATTTTGGAGACGGCATGGTTGTGGATAAAGAAATCGGATTAGAATGGACGAGAATCCCTCACTTCTACTACAACTATTATGTCTATCAATATGCAACAGGCTATAGTGCTGCACAGGCATTAAGCAAGCAAATCTTAGAAGAAGGAAAACCTGCGGTGGAGCGCTACACAGACTTCCTTAAAGCAGGAAGCTCTGATTACCCAATTAATGTGCTGAAAAAAGCAGGTGTTGATATGGCTTCCAAAGAACCAATCGAAGCAGCATGTCAATTGTTCGAAGAAAAATTAAAAGAAATGGAAGAGCTCATCTCTAAAACGGGTGAGTAA
- a CDS encoding ClpXP adapter SpxH family protein produces MSCNTHDQYFSHCHGHPQKPIEIYVFIDPLSPDCWLLEPSIKKLKMKYGRFFTLRTVTSSSINALNRKRKKHLLTEAWGKFATKTQTKKEQMLSEQIVTSPYLASLALKAAELQGRKCGMKFLRLIQESLFCHQQDVTSEHVLLKNAKSAGLDIEEFQRDIHSQSAVKALKCDMKIAAEMDVSELPTFAFFNTVNGDEGLKISGAYSYDVYEEILFEMIGEKPTPSERPPIEWFIAYFQFASAKEIAVVYDLTLDEVEREMKKLAFAKKVERVQVHQEMFWRYKEDDHHSDLNVYRCENEHGC; encoded by the coding sequence TTGAGCTGCAATACGCACGATCAATATTTCTCACACTGTCACGGACATCCTCAAAAGCCGATTGAAATCTATGTATTCATTGACCCTCTAAGTCCAGACTGCTGGTTATTAGAGCCATCCATTAAAAAATTAAAAATGAAGTACGGTCGTTTTTTCACTTTACGAACGGTGACAAGCTCTAGTATTAATGCATTGAATCGAAAACGAAAGAAGCATTTACTGACCGAAGCATGGGGGAAATTTGCGACCAAAACTCAGACCAAAAAAGAACAAATGCTGTCTGAACAAATTGTGACTTCACCGTATCTCGCCTCGCTTGCATTAAAAGCGGCTGAACTTCAAGGCAGAAAATGCGGAATGAAATTTCTGCGTCTCATTCAAGAATCACTTTTTTGCCATCAGCAAGATGTAACAAGTGAACATGTACTGCTAAAAAATGCAAAAAGCGCTGGACTAGACATCGAGGAATTCCAGCGCGATATTCATTCTCAAAGTGCTGTCAAAGCACTAAAATGTGATATGAAAATTGCCGCTGAAATGGACGTGTCTGAGCTTCCGACCTTTGCCTTTTTTAATACAGTAAACGGAGATGAAGGATTAAAAATTTCAGGTGCGTACTCTTATGATGTATACGAGGAAATCCTTTTTGAAATGATTGGTGAAAAACCAACCCCTTCAGAACGGCCTCCAATTGAATGGTTTATTGCTTACTTTCAATTTGCATCTGCTAAAGAGATTGCGGTTGTTTATGACCTGACACTTGATGAAGTTGAACGAGAAATGAAAAAGCTGGCTTTCGCTAAAAAAGTCGAACGTGTACAAGTGCATCAAGAAATGTTTTGGCGCTATAAAGAAGATGATCATCATTCAGATCTTAATGTCTATCGCTGTGAGAATGAACATGGGTGCTGA
- a CDS encoding thiol management oxidoreductase, whose translation MVQSFNAPYEAVGEELLSQLVDTFYENVKCHPLLHPIFPDDLKETARKQKQFLTQYLGGPSLYTEEHGHPMLRARHLPFPITEERADAWLECMEDAMDQVGLTGDIRDFLFERLSLTARHMVNQTPEKDGRS comes from the coding sequence ATGGTACAATCGTTTAACGCACCTTACGAAGCGGTTGGAGAGGAACTTCTATCGCAACTTGTTGATACTTTTTATGAAAATGTAAAGTGTCATCCTTTGCTTCATCCTATTTTCCCGGATGACTTAAAAGAAACAGCAAGAAAACAAAAACAGTTTTTAACGCAATATTTAGGCGGACCCTCGCTTTATACAGAGGAGCATGGCCACCCTATGCTACGGGCGAGACATCTCCCTTTTCCGATTACTGAGGAGCGGGCTGACGCATGGCTTGAATGCATGGAGGATGCGATGGATCAAGTAGGATTAACCGGCGATATTCGTGACTTTTTATTTGAGCGACTTTCTTTAACGGCTCGTCATATGGTCAATCAAACACCTGAAAAGGATGGACGATCTTGA